The following DNA comes from Mycolicibacterium aromaticivorans JS19b1 = JCM 16368.
GATCCGGCAGTTCACCGAGGTGCTCCATGAGCGGGGCGCAGAGTTGCTGCAGCCCGGCGTAGGCGAGTTCCATATCCGACTGAACGCCGGCGACGTTCAGCACCCGTAACGCCGATGCATGCTCCGAGAGATACCCCAGCAACGCTGTCTTGCCGACGCCGGCCTCGCCGCGCAGCACCAGCACCAGCGAATCGCCACCGGCGACGGTCGAGATCACCGAGCGCAGCACTTGGCACTCGGCGGCACGACCATGCAAGTGTGCTGGTCGCTCGTCGCTCGAGATAGGCACCACCGTCTGCCCCTAGCGGACCTCACCGGAATTTCCGGTCTTGATCGTAACCGGGGTTGGTGGACACCGCGGTGGGCGGACCTATCTGGGCAGGAACGTGACGGTCTCGTCGAGAGGGGCGCGACCGGTACGTGAGTAGCTGACCGAGATGTCTTCGTAGCCAACGGACATACCGCAGAACAGCATCAGCTCATCGGGCGGGGACACCACATCGGCAACAGTCCGGCGAACCTGTGACCAAGCCATCTGCGGGCAACTGTGCAGTCCTTCGGCACGAAGCAGCAGCATGACGGTCTGCAGATACATGCCGAGGTCGGCCCACTGCGGCAGTCCGAGATGCCGATCGATGTAGCAGAACAGCCCGACCGGTGCGCCGAAGCAATCCCAGTTCGCGACGGCCGCCCGCTGTCGGGCTTCCCAGTCCTCTCGATCGATACCGAGTGCGGCGTACCGCTGCTGACCGAAGGCGGCGCGGCGCTCCCGGTAAGGCGACGCCATCTCGGCGGGATACATCTCGAATTCCCGGTCATCCCAGGCTTCACCTGCAACGACACGCTCGACGGCGATCTTCTTCAGCTCGGCCAGCGGCGCACCTGTCACGACATAGACGTGCCACGGCTGGATGTTCGACCCCGAGGGTGACCAAGACGCCGCTGCCAGCACCCGCTGCAGGATCTCGGGCGTGACGTGCTGATCGGTGAACCCGCGGACGGCTCGTCTGCTCCGCACCGCTTCGTATACGTCCACGTCTCGGCCTAGGACTTCGCGGCCGATTCGAGAAGCCAGTCCTCGAATCGGGTGTCGAACAGTGTGGCGCCCGGGCCGGGGACCAACGTGCGCTCGTCGATGTCGACGCCCCAGTACGACGCGGCCTGATCGGCGACGACGGTGCGGCTGTCACCACGGGAAGTCAGCGCGGTGCGGATGAGGTCGGGAAGCAAAACCATGTCGGGGCCGCCGATCTCGGCGATGCCGTTGACCGGTTCCCCGACGGCGGCGATTGCAACCCCCTCGGCGACATCGACGGCCGCCATCGGTTGGAAATACTTCGGCGGCAGCACCACCGTGTCGCCTACGGTCGCGGAGTCGGCGAGCGTATTGACGAACTCGAAGAACTGCGTCGCGTGCACGATCGAAAACGGAATGGGGCCTTCGCTGATCAGCTTCTCCTGCAGGAGCTTGCCCTGGAAGTAGCCGCTCTGCGCAGCCAGGTCCCCGGTGCCCACCACGGACAGCGCGACGTGGTGCCGAACGCCGGCGTTCTGTTCGGCGGTCAGCAGGTTCGTGGTCGCGGTGCGGAAGAACTCGATCGCCGAGTCGTCCAGGGCCGGGGAATTGGAGACGTCGACCACGACAGCGGCCCCCGCCATCACCTCGGCCAGACCCTCGCCCGTGACTGTGTTCACGCCCGTCGAGGGGGCCGCGGCGACGGCCTCATGACCACGCGCAGCCAAACTCTGCACCACTTTCGAGCCCACCAGGCCGGTGCCACCGATTACAACGAGTTTCATGATGATCCCTTCTGGCTTTCGGGAGCAGGACAGCTCCCTGACGGCCAGAACGGATGACGCCTGGGAAACTCATCCCGGCGGCGACGCAGGATCAGGCGGCGTGCGCGGACAGCTCCACCGGCCAGGCGGTCTCCGTCGCCGTCACCAGGGTGTAGAGCGGCGTGACCCACGCGTGGGGGCCGCTCGGCGCCGGCGAGTATGAGGTGTGAATGGCGATCGCCGCATCGGAGATCTTCCCGGTGTCGGGGTTGTAGTCGCAGACCGGATCACCGACATCGCAGACGCTGATGGTTCGGGTGCCGATCGCCGGTGGCAACTCAGAGGTGTTGGTCGACGCCAGGAACGAGTGGTCCTGCGCGACGCCCTCGCCGTGGCCCATCGCGACGGCCGTGGACCCCAGTTTGATGGTGGTGTCGACCGGCAGCCGGTCGCCGTCCGCGATCAACAGCGCCGCGGCCAGATGCGGATCGTCGGCAAGGTCGTACAAGTTGCGGTGGACGATCATGGCGCCCTGTGAGTAGCCCGCCAGAACCACCTTGCTGTCCGGGCAACGCTCGGTGAACGCCTTGTACTGCTTTGCGGTCGCGTCGGTGCCGTCACCGACGCTGCCGAGGAAGCCAAGCCAGCCACTGATCCCGCCCTCCAGTGGCACCGCAGCCGCGGGGTATTGGACCGCCTCGGCGTCGATGGTCCGGCCGTCCGCGGCGAGCTGCGATTTGAGCTGCTGGTAGGACTGGTACACCACGGAGCCCATCCCGCCGTTGGCGGTCAGGTTGGCACTATCGCGCTGACCGGAACCGGCGGCGCCGATCCAGTGGTAGTCGGCGCACCCTGGTGCCGCCGACGCGGTTGCCGCCGTCAGCCCGGCCAGTGCGATACCCGCGGCCAGCACGGCCGATCCCAGGCGCCCAATCACAATGCTTTCCCTCCACGGTTCTGTCGAATGTTGATCGCCGCACGGGCCGGCCGCCGTTACACCGGCGGGCCAAACCATCTGGTCAGCGCCTCGGTGAGGCCGTCCGACGAACTCTCACCGACCCATGCGACGTGCCCGTCCGGGCGGATCAGCACTCGTGTCGGCGCGGCCACTTCGCCGAGCGCCGGAAGCTTCCATGCGCCTCGGTACCGCGCTGTGACCAGGCTGACTCGATCCGCCCACCCCGCAAGATCGATCCCGCCCGGGTCATCGAAGTCCAGCACTACCGGCCGGGCGACGTGGAGCAGTTCGAATACGCGCGTCGGCCCGGTGGCCGTATGAATGTCGAGGTCGGGCATCCGCCGGCCCAGCAGAGGATGCCCCGCCCCGAGGTCGTAGCGGATGTCCAGACCCGACATGCGCGCGGCGAGTGCCTTGCGCGCCTCGGCTATGCCGAGCATCTCGGAGACGTTGTCGTGCAAGGCTTTTGTGCGATCGTCGGTGCGCAGCAATGCCATTTGCGCCATCGTGGTCTGCAGGACGCGCGCACCCACCGGGTGCCGCTCGGCATGGTAGGTGTCGAGCAGCGTGTCCGGTGCGGTTCCGTTGACCACCTGGGCAAGCTTCCACCCCAGGTTGACAGCATCTTGCAGACCGGTGTTGAGACCCTGGCCGCCGATCGGGTGATGGACGTGCGCGGCGTCACCGGCGAGCAGGATCCGGCCGTCGCGGTAGGTGGCCGCCTGCCGCGCCGCGTCGGTGAATCGGGCGATCGAGGTGGGACTGTGGATCCCGAAGTCGGTGCCGTACACCGCGATGAGTGCCTCGCTCAGATCGGCTAGCGTGGGTTCGGTTGCCGGCCCGACTGTTCGCTCGGTCACCATCATCCGAACCGGTTCGGCGTCGTTCTGCCGATCGAGCCCGTGGGTACCGAGGGCGTCGCGGTGGATGCCCCATGTCGGTTCGTCGCGGACCTCGACCTGAGCGATCAGATAGCTCGTCACCGGATCCCAGCCGGGAAAGTCGATGCCGGCCACCTTGCGAACCAGGCTGCGACCGCCGTCGCATCCGAGGAGGTATTCGGCGCGAAGGCCGCCGCCATCGGAGAGTTCGACCTCGACTCCGCGCTCTCCCTGGGTGAAGCCCGTCACCTCCGCCGCCCGCTGGATCGGCACGCCCAGTTCGTCTACCCATTCGACCAGGAGCCGCTCGATCTCGTTCTGCCACAACGCCAATCCGTAGGGATGACGTGTCGGAAAGTCGCTGATGTCTAGCCGGATCTGCGCGAACCCGGCGACTTGAAGAGCCTGCCCGGCCGCCAGGAACCGGTCTGCGATGCCGCGCTGGTCCAGCAGTTCGATCGTGCGGCAGTGCAGGCCGCCGGCCCGCTGGCCGATGACCTGCTGGCTGGTGCGGCGTTCGACGATCGCGACGTCCACTCCGGCCAGCGCCAGCTCGCCGGCGAGCATCAGCCCGGTCGGTCCTCCCCCTACGATCACCACGGCGTGGTCGTAGTCCGAATCCCGCATTCGCATGTCCCCCGTGCAGTCGATTTCCGTTGAAGGCAGCGATTTTGCGGCATCCGGGGGGTCTTGCCGCAAGCCCCCCATTGCGCTATATGTTGAAAGTGGCAGGGCACGTCTTCCCGCCGATCCACCACATTCAGCGAGGCCGCCGCTGCGTGCCAAAAGTAGACAGTTGTGACTGTACAGTTTAAGCTGGCTATATGGGAAAGGTCGATCAGTCCTCGATTCGGGCCGCACGGGAACTCCGCGTCGTGTTCAGCAGGCTGCGCAGGCGGTTACGAGCGGTTGCCGCCGCCGATGACCTGACCCCGTCGCAGACGGCCGTCCTCCTGCGTCTGTTCAAGGACGGCCCGACTTCGACCAGCCAACTCGCGGGTGCGGAGCGGGTTCGCCCTCAATCGATGGCTGCCACCGTGGCGGCCCTGGACCGACATGGTCTGATCGACCGCACGCCGGATCCTGACGACGGTCGCCGGCAGTTGATCGGCCTGACCAACGTCGGCCGTCGCCGCGCCGAAAGCGACCGCAAGGTACGCGAGGAGTGGTTGGTGCGAGCCATGCAGGACCGATACACCGAGGACGAGCGTCAGGTGATCAATGACGCGCTGACATTGCTCGGACGACTAGATGAATGAAAGGTGGCTCACCACTATGAAATTGGGCGTTCACTACATTGACTTCCTGCCCGGCGCCGCTGAGCGACTGGGTCCGACCTTGGCGGGTACCGCCAAGGCTGCCGAGGATGCCGGCGTGGAGATGTTCACCCTCGCCGACCACTTCTTTCAGATGGAACCGCTAGCCCCGGCTGAGAACCCATTCTTGGAGGGCTACACCTCGATGGGTTACCTGGCCGGTCTGACCGACCGAATCACGTTGACCATGTTGGTCACCGGCGTCACCTATCGCCATCCCGGTGTGCTGGCCAAAACGATGACGACGCTGGATGTGCTGGCCTGTGGCCGCACGATGCTCGGTCTGGGCGCCGCCTGGTACGAGCGGGAGCATCACGCCCTCGGTATCCCGTACCCCTCCGTCCGCGAGCGATTCGAAATGCTCGAGGAAACCCTGCAGATCTGTCTGCAGATGTGGAGCGACGATGACGGGCCGTATGACGGCCAGCATTACCATCTCGCCGAGACCCTCTGCGAGCCTCAGCCGATTCGTCGGCCCCCGATCCTTATAGGCGGTTCCGGGGAGAAGAGGACGCTGCGACTGGTGGCCGAGTACGCCGACGTGTGGAACAGCACGTCATCCCTCGATGAGATGCCGCACAAGCTGGACGTCTTGCGCCGCCACTGTGACACCGTCGGTCGTGACTTCGGCGAAATCCGGCTCACAGCAGCTTATTCGGACGACCCGTTCAACGACATCGACGAGTATCTGCGCACCCTGGACGCCTACGGGCAGCTCGGCATCGACTTGATCAATACCGGACCGATGCCGGGCAACCCGGACCCACAGGGTTGGGTGAAGCGGCTCGGCGACGAGGTGCTACCGCGACTCGGTTGACGTCGTGCCATTTACAGCACGGCGTCGGCCAACAGGTCGACCTGGTCGATCGACGCGACGGTGGGATGGAAAAGTAACCGGTCGAAACCGAGGTCGCCGTACGCACGTACCGCCGCACGTGCATCGTCGGCCGAATGAACCATGTCGTCCACGTTGAGTTTTGCGTAATCGGGTTTGAAGCCGTAGTAGCGGGCCAAATGATCTCGTCCTCGTCGCACTACGTCGCCATTACCGAGCGCGAAGTTCACCGAGGCATGAATCTGGGGATTTCCCTGTCGCCCCGCCGCCCGCCAACCCGCACGTATCCGCTCGGCGAATGCCGACTGCGAGCCGAAGTCGCGCAGCGCCCCGGCCACCCATCCGTCACCGACGGTGGTTGCCCTGCGGATCGTGGCCTCCGACCGTCCACCGAAGAGCAGTGGAATCTGCACTGGCGCAGGGCACAGCCCCCCATCAGCACTCCAACCGTGCCGCATCGTGACCAGCTGTTCGTCGAGGATGCGTCCCCGTCTGGCGAAGTCCACGCCGACCGCGTCGTAATCGTCGGCCCGCGATCCGACTCCGATGCCGACAGTGAGACGGTCGCCCGCGCACGCCGCCAGACTCCCGAGTTGTTTTGCGAGCGCGGGCGCCGAATACAGCGGCGCCAGAAGCACATTCGTCACCAATCCGAGCGTGCTCGTCGCACCCGCCGCCACCGACAGCGAGATGACCGAGTCCAGGCTCGGGTACAACAGCCGGTCGATCGTCGTGAGGGACTCGAACCCGCGCTCCTCGGCGCGACGGGCCCACGAACCGATCACCGCACCGCTGACGCCTGCGACATGGTTTGGCAGCCCGATACCGATTCTCATGACATCCTCCGATTCCCTCGGCCACAGCCGCGTCGCTAATCCAGTCAGGCCAGTTTGAGATCACCTGGTCCGATCCACCACATCAGCGCTCAGATGCGGCGGATACCGACAATTAGGTCGGTGTTTACGTACCGTTATCGGCATGACAGCCCCGTTGGACGGCAAGATTCTGCACGCGCTTCAACTGTCTCCGCGCGTGTCGTTTCGGCGAGTCGGTGACGTGCTCGGCGTTCCCGAACAGACCGTCGCACGCCGCTATCGCGCCATGCTCCGCGACGGTGCGATCCGGGTGGTCGGCCTGGTGAACCCCCAGGTGTACGGCGAGTGTCAGTGGGTCGTTCGACTGCGAACCAGACCCGACGCACTGCCCAGCGTGGCCGAGGCGCTCACCCAGCGACCGGAAGTCACCCACGCCAACGTGTTGTCCGGATCTACCGAGTTGGTGTGCACCGTTCGCGCACCGCTGGCCGAGAACAGCCACGGGATCCTCCATCGCCTGCCGCGCACCTCGGCGGTGCTGAGCATGACGGTCGATCTGGTGCTGCATGTCTTCGGCGACTCATCCGGTGCGGTGTGGACCGGCTACGGCCACACCCTGAACGCCGCGCAGACCGCGGCCCTGCTGGACGTGCAACCCGAGCGGTCCGGCGCGGCGGTCCCGCCGGCCGCCGACGATGTCCCTCTGCTCGAAGCACTGGCCCGAGATGGTCGAATCCCCCACACTCAGTTGGCCGAGTTGACCGGTTGGTCGCCGGCCCGAGTCAAGCGACGAATCGCGGCGATGGAATCGTCGGGCACCCTGACCTATGACGTCGATGTGCTCACCGAGCGGTTGGGCTTCGGAGTCCACGCCATGATCTGGATGACGATGGCGCCCCGCGATCTGACGGGTGTCGCCGAACAGCTTCTTGCACATGCCGAGATCGCCTCGGTGATCGCCGTGA
Coding sequences within:
- a CDS encoding nitroreductase produces the protein MDVYEAVRSRRAVRGFTDQHVTPEILQRVLAAASWSPSGSNIQPWHVYVVTGAPLAELKKIAVERVVAGEAWDDREFEMYPAEMASPYRERRAAFGQQRYAALGIDREDWEARQRAAVANWDCFGAPVGLFCYIDRHLGLPQWADLGMYLQTVMLLLRAEGLHSCPQMAWSQVRRTVADVVSPPDELMLFCGMSVGYEDISVSYSRTGRAPLDETVTFLPR
- a CDS encoding SDR family oxidoreductase, whose translation is MKLVVIGGTGLVGSKVVQSLAARGHEAVAAAPSTGVNTVTGEGLAEVMAGAAVVVDVSNSPALDDSAIEFFRTATTNLLTAEQNAGVRHHVALSVVGTGDLAAQSGYFQGKLLQEKLISEGPIPFSIVHATQFFEFVNTLADSATVGDTVVLPPKYFQPMAAVDVAEGVAIAAVGEPVNGIAEIGGPDMVLLPDLIRTALTSRGDSRTVVADQAASYWGVDIDERTLVPGPGATLFDTRFEDWLLESAAKS
- a CDS encoding cutinase family protein is translated as MIGRLGSAVLAAGIALAGLTAATASAAPGCADYHWIGAAGSGQRDSANLTANGGMGSVVYQSYQQLKSQLAADGRTIDAEAVQYPAAAVPLEGGISGWLGFLGSVGDGTDATAKQYKAFTERCPDSKVVLAGYSQGAMIVHRNLYDLADDPHLAAALLIADGDRLPVDTTIKLGSTAVAMGHGEGVAQDHSFLASTNTSELPPAIGTRTISVCDVGDPVCDYNPDTGKISDAAIAIHTSYSPAPSGPHAWVTPLYTLVTATETAWPVELSAHAA
- a CDS encoding FAD-dependent monooxygenase, producing MRDSDYDHAVVIVGGGPTGLMLAGELALAGVDVAIVERRTSQQVIGQRAGGLHCRTIELLDQRGIADRFLAAGQALQVAGFAQIRLDISDFPTRHPYGLALWQNEIERLLVEWVDELGVPIQRAAEVTGFTQGERGVEVELSDGGGLRAEYLLGCDGGRSLVRKVAGIDFPGWDPVTSYLIAQVEVRDEPTWGIHRDALGTHGLDRQNDAEPVRMMVTERTVGPATEPTLADLSEALIAVYGTDFGIHSPTSIARFTDAARQAATYRDGRILLAGDAAHVHHPIGGQGLNTGLQDAVNLGWKLAQVVNGTAPDTLLDTYHAERHPVGARVLQTTMAQMALLRTDDRTKALHDNVSEMLGIAEARKALAARMSGLDIRYDLGAGHPLLGRRMPDLDIHTATGPTRVFELLHVARPVVLDFDDPGGIDLAGWADRVSLVTARYRGAWKLPALGEVAAPTRVLIRPDGHVAWVGESSSDGLTEALTRWFGPPV
- a CDS encoding MarR family winged helix-turn-helix transcriptional regulator, which translates into the protein MGKVDQSSIRAARELRVVFSRLRRRLRAVAAADDLTPSQTAVLLRLFKDGPTSTSQLAGAERVRPQSMAATVAALDRHGLIDRTPDPDDGRRQLIGLTNVGRRRAESDRKVREEWLVRAMQDRYTEDERQVINDALTLLGRLDE
- a CDS encoding LLM class F420-dependent oxidoreductase; the encoded protein is MKLGVHYIDFLPGAAERLGPTLAGTAKAAEDAGVEMFTLADHFFQMEPLAPAENPFLEGYTSMGYLAGLTDRITLTMLVTGVTYRHPGVLAKTMTTLDVLACGRTMLGLGAAWYEREHHALGIPYPSVRERFEMLEETLQICLQMWSDDDGPYDGQHYHLAETLCEPQPIRRPPILIGGSGEKRTLRLVAEYADVWNSTSSLDEMPHKLDVLRRHCDTVGRDFGEIRLTAAYSDDPFNDIDEYLRTLDAYGQLGIDLINTGPMPGNPDPQGWVKRLGDEVLPRLG
- a CDS encoding LLM class flavin-dependent oxidoreductase; the encoded protein is MRIGIGLPNHVAGVSGAVIGSWARRAEERGFESLTTIDRLLYPSLDSVISLSVAAGATSTLGLVTNVLLAPLYSAPALAKQLGSLAACAGDRLTVGIGVGSRADDYDAVGVDFARRGRILDEQLVTMRHGWSADGGLCPAPVQIPLLFGGRSEATIRRATTVGDGWVAGALRDFGSQSAFAERIRAGWRAAGRQGNPQIHASVNFALGNGDVVRRGRDHLARYYGFKPDYAKLNVDDMVHSADDARAAVRAYGDLGFDRLLFHPTVASIDQVDLLADAVL
- a CDS encoding Lrp/AsnC family transcriptional regulator, with product MTAPLDGKILHALQLSPRVSFRRVGDVLGVPEQTVARRYRAMLRDGAIRVVGLVNPQVYGECQWVVRLRTRPDALPSVAEALTQRPEVTHANVLSGSTELVCTVRAPLAENSHGILHRLPRTSAVLSMTVDLVLHVFGDSSGAVWTGYGHTLNAAQTAALLDVQPERSGAAVPPAADDVPLLEALARDGRIPHTQLAELTGWSPARVKRRIAAMESSGTLTYDVDVLTERLGFGVHAMIWMTMAPRDLTGVAEQLLAHAEIASVIAVSGPHNLLAIVIARDVDHLHRYITDQLGTVRHVQGYDVSVRTQRLKQAGSLISHGRLLSMRPARR